The Oreochromis niloticus isolate F11D_XX linkage group LG2, O_niloticus_UMD_NMBU, whole genome shotgun sequence genome includes a region encoding these proteins:
- the spmip2 gene encoding uncharacterized protein C4orf45, which yields MMQNSETTAGQPQYGQRMIFTGPDGIGDYRPRSNYFTRYIGVGATSPEATGDLSYLCRAPPDALPPIPRQSYVGEVGWGWQYNQLLNSGTLLSNMQIKKTDIRASLENRVTQKFQSTNSTDSRGGTRVKVKGPNETENTSTGTTGGGSSKSHCSETPSL from the exons ATGATGCAAAACAGTGAAACAACTGCAGGACAGCCACAGTATGGACAGAGGATGATTTTTACAG GTCCAGATGGAATCGGAGACTATAGGCCAAGATCCAATTACTTTACCCGGTACATCGGTGTGGGTGCCACATCACCTGAGGCCACAGGTGACCTCAGTTACCTGTGCCGAGCTCCACCAGATGCCCTCCCACCCATTCCCAGGCAGAGCTATGTGGGGGAGGTGGGCTGGGGATGGCAATATAACCAGCTGTTAAACAGTGGGACACTGCTCAGCAATATGCAAATTAAG aaaacagACATACGGGCATCGTTGGAGAACAGAGTCACTCAAAAGTTTCAGAGCACAAA CTCAACTGATAGCAGAGGAGGGacaagagtgaaagtgaaggGCCCAAAtgagactgaaaacacaag TACAGGAACCACAGGAGGAGGCAGCTCAAAGAGTCACTGCAGTGAGACACCATCCCTCTGA